From the genome of Nodosilinea sp. FACHB-141, one region includes:
- a CDS encoding Calvin cycle protein CP12: MSENIKERIEKEIEGARAACDASGGSSQECAAAWDAVEELQAEASHQRDKGTDKNSLEVYCDNNPEADECRVYDT, translated from the coding sequence ATGAGCGAGAACATCAAAGAGCGCATTGAAAAAGAAATTGAAGGTGCCCGGGCCGCCTGTGATGCCAGCGGCGGCAGCTCCCAGGAGTGCGCCGCTGCTTGGGATGCCGTAGAAGAGCTTCAGGCGGAAGCCTCTCACCAGCGCGACAAAGGCACCGATAAAAACTCTCTAGAAGTCTACTGCGACAACAACCCTGAAGCCGACGAGTGCCGAGTGTACGACACCTAA